In the Acropora muricata isolate sample 2 chromosome 10, ASM3666990v1, whole genome shotgun sequence genome, one interval contains:
- the LOC136887328 gene encoding uncharacterized protein isoform X2, translating to MDSVNRHTARERPDLLEWRKCQGQAGLYGVLAIVIGGTMFAGLSVFPPVPKKYIPLLSLGFGAGCGWLVSHRAVISCHRSLSMDAPFNDKDSQSKEMPSIQRPQQETKFGDKGFLKE from the exons ATGGACAGCGTCAACAGGCACACTGCCCGCGAACGCCCG GACTTATTGGAATGGAGAAAATGTCAAGGACAAGCTGGGTTATATGGTGTACTTGCCATTGTTATTG GTGGTACAATGTTTGCTGGACTTTCTGTTTTTCCTCCTGTCCCTAAGAAGTATATTCCACTTCTTTCTCTGG GTTTTGGAGCAGGATGTGGATGGTTAGTCTCTCACAGAGCAGTGATTTCTTGCCATAGATCCCTTTCCATGGATGCACCTTTCAATGACAAGGATAGTCAATCTAAAG AAATGCCAAGCATCCAAAGACCACAGCAGGAAACAAAGTTTGGAGACAAAGGATTTCTCAAGGAGTAA
- the LOC136887328 gene encoding uncharacterized protein isoform X1, which yields MDSVNRHTARERPDLLEWRKCQGQAGLYGVLAIVIGGGTMFAGLSVFPPVPKKYIPLLSLGFGAGCGWLVSHRAVISCHRSLSMDAPFNDKDSQSKEMPSIQRPQQETKFGDKGFLKE from the exons ATGGACAGCGTCAACAGGCACACTGCCCGCGAACGCCCG GACTTATTGGAATGGAGAAAATGTCAAGGACAAGCTGGGTTATATGGTGTACTTGCCATTGTTATTG GAGGTGGTACAATGTTTGCTGGACTTTCTGTTTTTCCTCCTGTCCCTAAGAAGTATATTCCACTTCTTTCTCTGG GTTTTGGAGCAGGATGTGGATGGTTAGTCTCTCACAGAGCAGTGATTTCTTGCCATAGATCCCTTTCCATGGATGCACCTTTCAATGACAAGGATAGTCAATCTAAAG AAATGCCAAGCATCCAAAGACCACAGCAGGAAACAAAGTTTGGAGACAAAGGATTTCTCAAGGAGTAA
- the LOC136887321 gene encoding discoidin domain-containing receptor 2-like isoform X2, whose product MDGLNRLCCTVLVALCWTSHWNFHVVSLKDCLSPLGMEDGRIKDTQIKAWSSLNYTALPKYGRLNEKGGFGGWCPKRMNRTGPFFSQYLQVNLNIIMRIRAITTQGREGGNERVERYTINYAPNRTNYPHSWKWLRSENGLELKVFKGNMDSQQHTSMLRPPLLADGIRLVPEMHANTLVCIRFELLGCQIKNGLTAYNMPQGNTLEGRYNFTDSIYDGLIKNNSLSSGLGFLTDGSLALADYDIDNGLGWIGWHALHTPTPYIIFEFLDTRIFRNVTIHCNVRDRASIQLFCQVEVSFSNDGVTFNAKMSHRPKTITSGTGWKNHNVTIDLCQNTGKVVRFSFSYAGDWILMSEISFNSVPLGSKSPPKVFCALASSKTQHLGTTSCPTKGTLVDVGCGNVSH is encoded by the exons ATGGATGGGCTAAACAGATTGTGTTGCACTGTGCTGGTTGCTCTTTGTTGGACAAGCCATTGGAATTTTCATGTGGTCTCTCTGAAGG ATTGTTTGTCTCCATTAGGAATGGAAGATGGGCGAATAAAAGATACACAGATAAAGGCTTGGTCTTCTCTAAATTACACAGCACTACCAAAATATGGGAGGCTGAATGAAAAAGGTGGATTTGGAGGGTGGTGTCCAAAAAGGATGAATAGAACAGGTCCATTTTTCAGTCAGTACCTACAAGTGAACTTGAATATAATAATGAGAATAAGAGCAATCACTACACAAGGCAGAGAGGGTGGAAATGAGAGGGTTGAGCGATATACGATTAATTACGCTCCCAATCGGACAAATTACCCTCATTCATGGAAATGGCTGAGAAGTGAAAATGGCCTTGAATTAAAG GTTTTCAAAGGAAACATGGATAGCCAGCAGCATACAAGTATGTTGAGGCCACCCCTCCTTGCAGATGGTATCAGACTTGTTCCTGAAATGCATGCCAACACATTGGTCTGCATAAGGTTTGAGCTACTTGGATGTCAAATCAAGAATG GGCTTACTGCATACAATATGCCTCAGGGAAACACTTTGGAAGGGAGATATAATTTCACTGATTCAATCTATGATGGGTTGATCAAGAACAACTCCCTTTCTTCTGGTCTTGGATTTCTTACGGATGGCAGCTTAGCTTTGGCGGATTATGACATTGACAATGGATTAGGCTGGATTGGCTGGCATGCTCTGCACACACCAACCCCGTACATCATTTTTGAATTCTTGGATACCAGAATCTTCCGCAATGTTACCATTCATTGCAATGTCCGAGATCGAGCATCAATCCAACTGTTTTGTCAAGTTGAAGTCAGCTTCAGTAATGATGGAGTTACTTTTAATGCAAAAATGTCACACAGACCGAAGACCATTACCAGTGGAACTGGCTGGAAGAACCATAATGTTACTATCGACTTATGTCAAAACACAGGGAAAGTAGTGAGGTTCAGTTTCAGCTATGCAGGGGATTGGATATTGATGAGTGAAATCAGTTTCAATTCTG TTCCTTTGGGGTCCAAGTCTCCTCCCAAGGTATTCTGTGCACTGGCATCATCTAAAACACAACATCTTGGAACAACTAGCTGCCCCACAAAAGGAACATTGGTTGATGTTG GTTGTGgaaatgtcagtcactaa
- the LOC136887321 gene encoding discoidin domain-containing receptor 2-like isoform X1, with protein sequence MDGLNRLCCTVLVALCWTSHWNFHVVSLKDCLSPLGMEDGRIKDTQIKAWSSLNYTALPKYGRLNEKGGFGGWCPKRMNRTGPFFSQYLQVNLNIIMRIRAITTQGREGGNERVERYTINYAPNRTNYPHSWKWLRSENGLELKVFKGNMDSQQHTSMLRPPLLADGIRLVPEMHANTLVCIRFELLGCQIKNGLTAYNMPQGNTLEGRYNFTDSIYDGLIKNNSLSSGLGFLTDGSLALADYDIDNGLGWIGWHALHTPTPYIIFEFLDTRIFRNVTIHCNVRDRASIQLFCQVEVSFSNDGVTFNAKMSHRPKTITSGTGWKNHNVTIDLCQNTGKVVRFSFSYAGDWILMSEISFNSVPLGSKSPPKVFCALASSKTQHLGTTSCPTKGTLVDVGMSVIVSLIHEN encoded by the exons ATGGATGGGCTAAACAGATTGTGTTGCACTGTGCTGGTTGCTCTTTGTTGGACAAGCCATTGGAATTTTCATGTGGTCTCTCTGAAGG ATTGTTTGTCTCCATTAGGAATGGAAGATGGGCGAATAAAAGATACACAGATAAAGGCTTGGTCTTCTCTAAATTACACAGCACTACCAAAATATGGGAGGCTGAATGAAAAAGGTGGATTTGGAGGGTGGTGTCCAAAAAGGATGAATAGAACAGGTCCATTTTTCAGTCAGTACCTACAAGTGAACTTGAATATAATAATGAGAATAAGAGCAATCACTACACAAGGCAGAGAGGGTGGAAATGAGAGGGTTGAGCGATATACGATTAATTACGCTCCCAATCGGACAAATTACCCTCATTCATGGAAATGGCTGAGAAGTGAAAATGGCCTTGAATTAAAG GTTTTCAAAGGAAACATGGATAGCCAGCAGCATACAAGTATGTTGAGGCCACCCCTCCTTGCAGATGGTATCAGACTTGTTCCTGAAATGCATGCCAACACATTGGTCTGCATAAGGTTTGAGCTACTTGGATGTCAAATCAAGAATG GGCTTACTGCATACAATATGCCTCAGGGAAACACTTTGGAAGGGAGATATAATTTCACTGATTCAATCTATGATGGGTTGATCAAGAACAACTCCCTTTCTTCTGGTCTTGGATTTCTTACGGATGGCAGCTTAGCTTTGGCGGATTATGACATTGACAATGGATTAGGCTGGATTGGCTGGCATGCTCTGCACACACCAACCCCGTACATCATTTTTGAATTCTTGGATACCAGAATCTTCCGCAATGTTACCATTCATTGCAATGTCCGAGATCGAGCATCAATCCAACTGTTTTGTCAAGTTGAAGTCAGCTTCAGTAATGATGGAGTTACTTTTAATGCAAAAATGTCACACAGACCGAAGACCATTACCAGTGGAACTGGCTGGAAGAACCATAATGTTACTATCGACTTATGTCAAAACACAGGGAAAGTAGTGAGGTTCAGTTTCAGCTATGCAGGGGATTGGATATTGATGAGTGAAATCAGTTTCAATTCTG TTCCTTTGGGGTCCAAGTCTCCTCCCAAGGTATTCTGTGCACTGGCATCATCTAAAACACAACATCTTGGAACAACTAGCTGCCCCACAAAAGGAACATTGGTTGATGTTGGTATGTCAGTCATTGTATCTCTCATTCATGAAAATTAG
- the LOC136887326 gene encoding uncharacterized protein isoform X2: MTAIPVFLTRGGTTFAGLSVFPPVPKKYIGFLSLETQTFEKKRTKMHTNEEGIFCIVIMIYLFLIHMLQVLEQDVDGLSLTHRAVISCHRSLSMDATVNNKDRQSEEIPSIQRPQQETKFGDKGFLKE; the protein is encoded by the exons ATGACGGCAATCCCAGTGTTCCTGACTA GAGGTGGTACAACATTTGCCGGACTTTCTGTTTTTCCTCCTGTCCCTAAGAAGTATATTGGTTTTCTTTCTCTGG AAAcacaaacatttgaaaagaaGAGGACAAAAATGCACACAAATGAAGAGGGAATATTTTGTATTGTCATTATGATTTACCTGTTCCTAATacatatgttacag GTTTTGGAGCAGGATGTGGATGGTTTGTCTCTCACGCACAGAGCAGTGATTTCTTGTCATAGATCCCTTTCCATGGATGCCACTGTCAATAACAAGGATCGTCAATCTGAAG AAATACCAAGCATCCAAAGACCACAGCAGGAAACAAAGTTTGGAGACAAAGGATTTCTCAAGGAGTAG
- the LOC136887326 gene encoding uncharacterized protein isoform X3 encodes MTCVSLLYFSIQARNQPLEVVQHLPDFLFFLLSLRSILVFFLWVLEQDVDGLSLTHRAVISCHRSLSMDATVNNKDRQSEEIPSIQRPQQETKFGDKGFLKE; translated from the exons ATGACATGTGTAAGTTTGCTCTATTTCTCCATACAAGCTCGGAATCAGCCGCTG GAGGTGGTACAACATTTGCCGGACTTTCTGTTTTTCCTCCTGTCCCTAAGAAGTATATTGGTTTTCTTTCTCTGG GTTTTGGAGCAGGATGTGGATGGTTTGTCTCTCACGCACAGAGCAGTGATTTCTTGTCATAGATCCCTTTCCATGGATGCCACTGTCAATAACAAGGATCGTCAATCTGAAG AAATACCAAGCATCCAAAGACCACAGCAGGAAACAAAGTTTGGAGACAAAGGATTTCTCAAGGAGTAG
- the LOC136887326 gene encoding uncharacterized protein isoform X1: protein MCKFALFLHTSSESAAGGGTTFAGLSVFPPVPKKYIGFLSLETQTFEKKRTKMHTNEEGIFCIVIMIYLFLIHMLQVLEQDVDGLSLTHRAVISCHRSLSMDATVNNKDRQSEEIPSIQRPQQETKFGDKGFLKE from the exons ATGTGTAAGTTTGCTCTATTTCTCCATACAAGCTCGGAATCAGCCGCTG GAGGTGGTACAACATTTGCCGGACTTTCTGTTTTTCCTCCTGTCCCTAAGAAGTATATTGGTTTTCTTTCTCTGG AAAcacaaacatttgaaaagaaGAGGACAAAAATGCACACAAATGAAGAGGGAATATTTTGTATTGTCATTATGATTTACCTGTTCCTAATacatatgttacag GTTTTGGAGCAGGATGTGGATGGTTTGTCTCTCACGCACAGAGCAGTGATTTCTTGTCATAGATCCCTTTCCATGGATGCCACTGTCAATAACAAGGATCGTCAATCTGAAG AAATACCAAGCATCCAAAGACCACAGCAGGAAACAAAGTTTGGAGACAAAGGATTTCTCAAGGAGTAG